A single Actinomycetota bacterium DNA region contains:
- a CDS encoding cytochrome c oxidase subunit 3, with amino-acid sequence GHFSAKEHRGVEIPGIYWHFVDVMWIVVYATIYLL; translated from the coding sequence GGCCACTTCTCGGCCAAGGAGCACCGGGGGGTCGAGATACCGGGCATCTACTGGCACTTCGTCGACGTGATGTGGATCGTCGTCTACGCGACGATCTACCTGCTCTGA
- a CDS encoding DUF4178 domain-containing protein has product MEALAVIVILAVAAIAITVALRSRGGGDRSLPAPSAADEQRALHGDVRRLGAGDVVTYEGTDFVVDRTLRFQEEGFSWDEHLLEDEVGGRRLWLSVEDDEGLQVTVYERLAGAALEPGPAQLEHRGTTFRRDQHGRAAYRTEERAGPGGKGAMEYVEYVAGDRRLAFERYGTGGWEVSAGTVIPEHALDLYPAS; this is encoded by the coding sequence ATGGAGGCTCTGGCCGTGATCGTGATCCTCGCCGTCGCAGCGATCGCGATCACGGTCGCCCTGCGCAGCCGGGGCGGCGGCGATCGTTCCCTGCCCGCGCCCTCGGCCGCCGACGAGCAGCGCGCGCTGCACGGCGACGTGCGCCGGCTCGGAGCGGGCGACGTGGTGACCTACGAGGGCACCGACTTCGTCGTCGACCGGACGCTGCGCTTCCAGGAGGAGGGCTTCTCGTGGGACGAGCACCTGCTCGAGGACGAGGTCGGCGGGCGGCGGCTGTGGCTGTCCGTGGAGGACGACGAAGGACTGCAGGTAACGGTCTACGAGAGGCTTGCCGGCGCCGCCCTCGAGCCGGGCCCCGCGCAGCTCGAGCACCGCGGCACGACCTTCCGCCGCGACCAGCACGGCCGCGCCGCCTACCGCACCGAGGAGCGCGCGGGCCCGGGCGGCAAGGGGGCCATGGAATACGTCGAGTACGTGGCGGGCGACCGGCGGCTGGCCTTCGAGCGCTACGGCACCGGGGGATGGGAGGTCTCAGCGGGCACCGTGATCCCCGAGCACGCCCTCGACCTCTACCCGGCGAGCTGA